aactgtcttgcacccgttgtatgtgaacgtagagcttatcacacccgatcatcacgtggtgtcacagcacgaagaactgtcgcaacggtgcatactcagggagaacacttataccttgaaattttagtaagggatcatcttacaatgctatcgccgtactaagcaaaataagatgcataaaagataaacatcacatgcaatcaaaatatgtgacatgatatggccatcatcatcttgtgcctttgatctccatctccaaagcaccgtcatgatctccatcgtcaccggcttgacaccttgatctccatcgtagcgtcggggttgtctcgccaactattgcttctacaactatcgctaacgcatagtgataaagtaaagcaattacatggcgtgtgcatctcatacaataaagcgacaaccataaggctcctgccagttgccgataacttttacaaaacatgatcatctcatacaacaatgtatatcacatcatgtcttgaccatatcacatcacaacatgccctgcaaaaacaagttagacgtcctctactttgttgttgcaagttttacgtggctgctacgggcttctagcaagaaccgttcttacctatgcatcaaaaccacaacaatttttcgtcaagtgtgatgttttaaccttcaacaaggaccagccgtagtcaaatttgactcaactaaagttggagaaatagacacccgccaaccacctgtgtgcaaaagcacgtcggtagaaccggtctaatgaacgtggtcatgtaatgttggtctgggccgcttcatccaacaataccgccgaatcaaaataagacgttggtggtaagcagtatgactattatcgcccacaactctttgtgttctactcgtgcatatcatctacgcatagacctggctcggatgccactgttgggaatgtagcatgcaatttcaaaaaaattcatacgatcacgcaagatctatctaggagatgcatagcaacgagagggggagagtgtgtccacgtaccctcgtagaacgaaagcggaagcattagtttaacgtggttgatgtagtcgaacgccttcacgatccaaccgatcaagcgttgaacgtacggcacctccgagttctgcacacgttcagctcgatgacgtccctcgaactcttgatccagcagagggccgagggagagtttggtcagcacgatggcatggtgacggtgatggtgatgtgatccgcgcagggcttcgcctaagcactatgtgaATATGACCGAAGGAGTAAACCATGAAGAGAGACGCCACACATGGCTTGAaacaattggtgtgtctccaaggggtgcccagcccacgtatataaaggtgggagaggagggggccggccaccaggggtgcgccaagagaggggaatcctactaggactccagtcctagtaggattcgccccccttttttccttcttccggaaggggaaagggggaaaggagagggagtaggagaaggaaaggggggcgccgcccccttccctaatccaattcgacctcctcccttgtgggggggtgccagccccttgtgggctggttagcctccctcctatggcccatatggcccatatctttccccagggggttccggtaacccctctggtactccggtatgtacccgatacactccgaaacccttccggtgtccgaatactatcttccaaaatatcaatctttacctctcgaccatttcggtcaccaaaacacataactcatataatacaaatcgtcatcgaacgttaagcgtgcggaccctatgggttcgagaactatgcagacatgaccgagacacctctccggtgaataaccaatagcagaacctagatgctcatattggttcccagatattctacgaagatctttatcggtcgaaccgttatggcAACATACgctattccctttgtcatcagtatgttacttgcccgagattcgatcgtcggtatcctcatacctgttcaatctcgttaccggcaagtctctttactcgtttcataatccatcatcccgtaactaactcattagtcacattgcttgcaagtcttattatgatgtgcattaccgagagggcccagagatacttctccgatactcggagtgacaaatcctaatctcgatctatgccaaccccacaaaacaccttcagagatacctgtagagcatctttataatcacccttttacattgtgacgtttgatagcacacaaggtattcctccggtattcgggagttgcataatctcatagtcaaaggaatatgtataagtcatgaagaaagcagtagcaataaaacttaatgatcattatgctaagctaacggatgggtcttgtccatcacatcattctcctaatgatgtgatcatgttcatcaaatgacaacacatgtctatggtcaggaaacttaaccatctttgattaatgagctagtctagtagaggcatactagggacactttgttttgtctatgtattcacacatgtatcaagtttccggttaatacaattgtagcatgaataatagatatttatcatgacataaggaaatataaataacaactttattatttcctctagggcatatttccttcagttatcACATAGGATTTGGTGAAAATAGATTAGATGGATCAAGATGGTTTTATCCATTGCTTCCACATCATTTGTTAATAATGGCATTGTTATACAAAGGTGATCCTAAAAGGGGTTTTATACAAGGTGACACCCTTTACACATTACTATTTGACAAGGCTACTGAATTACTCCAACTAGTAATCAATGATGCACGGAATAACTAGCTCCCTATTGGGAAATCCTTTGGATTGAGTTATCGTGTAATCCAATATGTCAATTACACTTCAATTGTCCTGCCTGCTAACCCCCAACAATTTATGAATTTAAAAAGCATACTATAAAAACTCAGTGATTCCACTTGGCCATAGGTTAACTATATAAATAATTTCGAGTACCCATTAACATTACCAATGATAGATCTAACGAGCATGCCAATATTTTGAATTAGAAGGAAAGTATGGCTTTCACATATCTTGGATTACCAAGGCTAGAGAGAGGTACCAACTTGTAAGGTTAGCATTTGTAAACTCTATTAGTACTTCGGCCCAAGGATCAGGATCTGCTTAATCATTTATCTTATTGTGGCAAACTTTGGTAATATTTATATGGTTTTCTTTTGTATGATCTCTATGTTTGCTTGTAATCCATCTCTCTTGTGTGAGTAATTTCCCTAGGCGTGGGAGACATAGGAGAttggtgaaattcatttgtgCCTAATCCTATTGATGATATATTTTGTGGGACTACTATTGTGATAGATTACTAGGTTGGTTATCCACGGCGAGTGTAATGCTTGCTGTCCAATTTAAGGGCTCAAACAACAAGACCTAAATACCTACACGGGTAAGAACTTATTATCCAGTGAATCTGTGACCTCCAGAAGATAGGTGTTAGTGTCAATGAGGAGAGAAGATAATACAAGGAGAAAGGGAGGCCACGATGCTTAAAGTATTTGTCCATTCTAGTGACCTTAATTGTTGAGTTGATGATAACGGAACCCAACAGGAGGAGTCGCTATTCAAGAGTGACTTGCCTACAAAACATACACTGCAAAGGGTAATATCACATAAATAGACTTGCCTACAAAACATACAATGCAAAGGGTAATATCACATAAATAGATAAATTCACATTATGACTGCACCCAGCACTTGTTATTCACCATGAACTGAATCTCAAAGTGCTTAACCTCTCCATTGCTGAAAAATGCCATTTATTCTCCGTTCTTTAATTTTACATTGTTTACTTACAATCTTAATTTTAGCTCATTTATTTTACTCCGCGGTTACTCTTCCACCATTATAACCATAATTCTTGCAGATACCAAACTAGACAATTCACACGAGACTTGTGGCACTTCATGTGTGACTGAAATGCTCGTATAACACTCTCGTGTGATCTTTGTTAGAAATGATATTAAACTAGGATTATACTTCTAGGGAGTGCTTCAACCAGCCATGTGCACTTGCATGACATAGTTGCCTCAAGGGAATCAAATTTGTGGTTATATCTCAAGGAGAAGCACTTGAGCCTTTGCGTTGTTGGTTGAGCCTTGGTGGTTCTCCCACCTCCCCAGTGGTAATTATCTCCCCTACAAGGGAGTAACCATTGAGATGCATCTTTCTCTCCACTGTCTTCAGTTAACCCCAACCCTAGCTCGCTTACTTGTGTTCTTTCCTTTGGTCTACTGAACTTGCAAGCATCATATAGGTTGTCATCTCACCGTAGCATATTTAGGCACACACTTTATATTTCGCAAGGCCTAAATTTGCTAATAAGTGAAGAAAATTTTGTACTTGTACAtattcaccccctctaggtcCATATAGATCCTTTCAGGTGCATAATGACTATGACGCTAATCGACAATGTGAATGGTACATATAATTTAAGGTCATTTTACTAAACAAGATTTTACTCTGTCTTCCAAAAAAGGGATAGCGCATACATTAGTCAATGACAGAAGAAAACAATGGTAATATGGTCAAGAACGTGCACATATTTCGTCATTTTAAAGGCCTGACATTTTTGTCAATACTTCAACAACAAAAAATTAGTTCGCTGCATGTATTCTTCCAATTAAATTGAATAATTATGATCATGGTAACTCTATTTAAACAAAATAGGATGAGTCTTCTTCTCAAAGAAAAAACACAATCAATCTTCATAATTGTATATCTAAACAGATCGATGTTGATATCTCATAGTAACTACTTTTGACATTCATTTGTATCTAGATAATATCATCTATCCTATTTAAATTCAAGTGTAGATGTTTCAAATTTAGTCATGAAAGTACATGTTTCTGCCCAGTCAATAGGTAAATATTTATCCCAAGACATAGCATAGTCATAAGATATTTACCATTATTAtaatgaaaaaaatgaaaacaagtAGAACAGATTAAAGGTTTTACTCGTATTAACGCAATAGAGCTTATTTGGTCATCACTCAATGCAATATGACCTTTGATAAATATAATATTGTCATATTTGTGGTCGTTAATATAGATAGGAAATTAGTTGAATATGATATCCCCTAGGTAAGTACATAATAGTGATAGCAACGCAGGGCGACGTTTGGGCAGGGCAGATGACGTCGCTTCTTCGTCGGGTTGGTCTTCGGGCTTCGATCCTTCTCGAGTTCGTCCATCAGGACAGAATCGGCAGAGCTCCGGCGTAGATTCCTGCTGTCTCCTTGGGCGGTGAGGTTAGAGTTTCTCGTCTTATGTGTGCAGCGGCGAGTCCATGAGGGTGTATGTGTGAGACAACTCCCGGGTGCACAAATTTGATGTGCTCTAGATAAAAAAGTTAGACAattatttcttttttttttgcggatATTAGACAATTATTTCACCCCACATAATGTCCACCCCTTATGAACATGACTATATATGTGTGTGAAGTGTACATGgttatttaattttttttgaaaaacatgTAATGCCTGCTCTAGTGATGAAACTGAAATAAAACAAGTTAAGATAACAAAGTGCTTTGATCGTGGGCCATTCTGCTAGTCGGATGAAAAACTAAATATATTCACCCCCATGACATATTGTCCCTTTGAATAGATTTTAAATATATGATGAGCATTTTTCGAATGCACGTGAACATTCATAAACTACGTGATGGACCTTTTATAAAACAcgacagaaaaatagaaaaaatagaTAAAAAAGAACAGAAAAAATGAAATAAGAAAAAGAAATGGAAAAGAATTAAAGCTATAGAAACGTAAAAAAAAAACCAAAAAGTATACTTAAGCAGTTTGTTGTTGTTCCCGAGTAAAACCATGGAGAAAAACAACGGGGGAAAGCAAAAGGCGGGAAAAAACAGCCCCTAGCCTCGTCATAACTAAGCCATATGGCTGTGTAGCCGAGGGAGCCATATATATGTCGCATTAGGAGAGATGTAGACTGTGTGTTTTACATGAGCTTCTTTTCCTAAGAAACCTTTGAGCAGGGTGTTACTCGAGGCAGCTCTCTTTTACTTTCTCCTTCACCTTTCTTTGTTTTTCTTATTATCATTTACTCTTTTTTGAAGCATCTTCATTTATGATTTTATGTCTTTGATTTCCTTTGTTTCTCTTTGTTGTTTTTTCCTATATTTTTTATTATCTGTACTTGTCCCAtttatgctttagttttgttttTTCTTCTCCTTTTTATTTTCATTTCTCATGCCTATAACACCCTTATCTGGAATGAAATGTTGGGGAggtgttggagatgctcttatatcCCATGTACGAGATGGAGCTTTTTTTGAGAGAGAATACGCGATGGAGTTGGGGCTGAATTGTTAGACACAAGCAGCATGGAATCGAAGTAGTAAAGATGGTCCAGAAATAACCAGTGGACATCAACCCGTTTTAACCGCCAACGACAacctgaaaatagcaaatgagcATGACTGGACAGAGATTTGGACAGGGATTTACGATAGCTGTCGTTTATTTCAGCCATTTCTGTCGGTGTTTCCTAATACTCTTATCCCCTTTTTGTTTTTCATGTATTTGAGCTTATTTTCCCAGGAAATGTTTGGACAAGGCGTTACGGCAGCTGCGTTTATTTTCCTTAACCTTGTTTTTCCCATTTCCAATTACTCCATTTTTCATTTAATCTTTGTATGTCTTTGAATTTTCTTCATTTTTATGTCTTTTATTATAAGTTGTGCTTGTAACATTTATCTTTTAGTTTTATTTCTTATTTTTCTACTTGTTTTCAATTTCCCATACACACTATTTGGGATGAATATTTATCTTATAACAcacaaaaatttcaaaaaaataataAATTCTGTATAATCTTTTTGCTATGTGATGAATAATTTTTAATACTcaatgaatatttttaaattacATGACGATTTTTTTAATAACACAAGATAAATGTTTTTAATAACAGATGAACTTTTTGAAATATATTATAAACTTTTATGAAGACAAGATTAACATTTTTGAGATACATGATGAATAATTTATAAATTACCCGATGAGCTTTTTTGAAAATATACGATAAACTTTTCATAAGTGCATGATGAACTATTTATATAGATGTTGAACATTCTGAAATATACAAGGAACATATTTTAAATATATGAGTATTGTTTGAAGTACCGGCTCATTTTTAAAATACACAGTGAAGACAGTTAAGAAATTCACGCTAAACTTGTTTTGTTATGTGATGAATATTTTTAATATAGAataaatatttttcaaatgcaCGATGAACATTTAGGAATACagaagataaaatatttttgatgCACGATTTACATTTTGTAGTACATGATGGATATTATTTAAATACATGTTGGATATTATTTAATTCATGATGAATAGTTTTCAAATAATGTTTAACATTTAGGAATACCTGTGAATATTGATTAAATACACGATTACCTTTTTTGTAGATGAACCTTTTTAAAAACACAACAACAAAaatattttcctttttctctctTTGTTGTTTTGTATCTTTTTTTTATTTATGATTGTCCCATTTatgttttagtttagttttttctTCTCCTTTTTATTTTCATTTTCCAATTCCTACAACACCTTATTTGGGATGAAATATTGGGGAGGTGTTGTATCCCATGTACGAGATGGAGCTTTTTTTGAGAGAGAATACGAGATGGAGCTGGGCTTGAATTTTCACACACAAGCAACATGGAATCGAAGTAGTAAAGGTGATCCCAAAATAACCAGTGGACAGCAACCCGGTATAGCCGGCAACCACAACCTGAGAATAGCAAATGAGCATGCATGCCATGAGCATAGCGAATAATTAAACCGCACACTTGGCCCCCCCTGGACCGATGTGTACTTAAGGTTGGGCTCTCAAGCTCCTGGCCTGAAAGGATCAAGGATCGAGGAGGATTTCATAGCCAAAATGGCATTGAGGAACGTTGCGATGAGAGCCTTGTTGCTCCTGGCGGTGGTGAGCGTGGCATATGCCGCCAAAggcaaggagaagaagaaggagagcgCAGATGGTCCGGCGGCGTCCGGTCCGGGCGGGGAGTACGACATCACCAAGCTCGGCGCCAAGCCCGACGGCACAACGGACTGCACCGAGGTACGTACGTGCTGAAGGAGAGAGAATATAAGAATGATGATGGATCGATGGATCATGTGGTGGATTGCATTGCAATTGCATGCAGGCGGTGGAGGAGGCATGGGCTTCGGCATGCGGTAGCACCGGGAACCCGACCATCATCATCCCCAAGGGTGATTTCCTGACTGGAGCTCTGAATTTCACGGGGCCGTGCAAGGGCGACGGACTCACCATCAAGCTGGAAGGCAACCTGCTTGCTTCCAATGACCTGGCCAAGTTCAAGTCTAACTGGATCGAGATCATGCGCGTGAAGAAGCTCTCCATCACCGGCAAAGGCAACATCGACGGTCAGGGCAAGGCCGTCTGGACCAAAAACAGCTGCCAAAAGAACTACAACTGCAAGATATTGCCAAACGTACGTACGCGTGCATAACATTATACAGTAATAATTAATTGTAGATATGAGTATTCGTGCGCGCATTCTGCTTAGTATCAATGCAAGGAAATGCTATTCGTATGTACGTAAATGTGCATGCACATGTACCATGCAGTCGTTGGTGCTGGACTTCTGCGACGACGCGCTCATCGAAGGCATCTCCATCATCAATTCCAAGTTCTTCCACATGAACATCTTCCAATGCAAGGGCGTGACCGTCAAGGACGTGAAGGTGAGCGCGCCCGGGGACAGCCCCAACACCGACGGCATCCACATGGGCGACTCGTCCAATGTCAGCATCATCGACACCACCATCGGCGTTGGCGACGACTGCATCTCCATCGGCCCCGGCTCCACACAAGTCAACATCAGCGGCGTGACCTGCGGCCCAGGCCATGGCATCAGCATTGGCAGCCTCGGGAGGTACAAGGACGAGAAGGACGTGACCGACATCACCGTCAAGAACTGTGTGCTCAAGGGCTCCACGAACGGCCTTCGCATCAAGTCGTACGAGGACGCCAAGTCGCCCCTCGTAGCATCCAAGATCCACTACGAGAACATCGAGATGGACGACTCGGGCTACCCCATCATCATCGACCAGAAGTACTGCCCCAATAAACTTTGCACCTCCAAGGGCGAGGCCGACAGGGTCACCGTCAAGGACGTTACCTTCAAAAACATCACCGGCACCTCCTCGACCCCTGAGGCCGTCAGCCTGCTCTGCTCCGACAAGAAGCCCTGCGAAGGCGTCACAATGTCCGACGTCAAGATCGAGTACTCCGGCAAGAACAACAAGACCATGGCTGTCTGCACCCACGTCAAGGTCACCGCCACAGGAGTCGACAAGGCCAACACATGCGCCGCCTGACCTGTGAAGCGATAACAAGACCGCAAGAGTCACTCTCCTTCCATCTTGCGCGATATGATTTCTTTTCTCAGTACGTAGATTTTCGAATCCACGCCAGGAGATCGTCCTTTAGCTTTCTTCCTAGGTTGACCGCTTACCTTTATAccccctccgttccaaaatagatgacccaactttatacacaaagttgggtcatctattttggaacagagggagtatttagCTAACACAAATATATGTACGTGCCGGCTCAGAGCCACTTGATCCATAAACTTTTGACGATTTTGACTTTTATTTGTCTTTCGATTTTTGTGCCGCTAAAACTGGTCTATACCAACAAAGTTTTTTTTAATGATCTTGAGATTTATTGAGTATCTGGTTTTCACGTGTTGCAACTATTTAGCCTTTAGTTGCAGAGTCGCTACTCAAAAGTGTTCTA
This sequence is a window from Aegilops tauschii subsp. strangulata cultivar AL8/78 chromosome 7, Aet v6.0, whole genome shotgun sequence. Protein-coding genes within it:
- the LOC109733957 gene encoding exopolygalacturonase-like — encoded protein: MALRNVAMRALLLLAVVSVAYAAKGKEKKKESADGPAASGPGGEYDITKLGAKPDGTTDCTEAVEEAWASACGSTGNPTIIIPKGDFLTGALNFTGPCKGDGLTIKLEGNLLASNDLAKFKSNWIEIMRVKKLSITGKGNIDGQGKAVWTKNSCQKNYNCKILPNSLVLDFCDDALIEGISIINSKFFHMNIFQCKGVTVKDVKVSAPGDSPNTDGIHMGDSSNVSIIDTTIGVGDDCISIGPGSTQVNISGVTCGPGHGISIGSLGRYKDEKDVTDITVKNCVLKGSTNGLRIKSYEDAKSPLVASKIHYENIEMDDSGYPIIIDQKYCPNKLCTSKGEADRVTVKDVTFKNITGTSSTPEAVSLLCSDKKPCEGVTMSDVKIEYSGKNNKTMAVCTHVKVTATGVDKANTCAA